In the genome of Hymenobacter cellulosivorans, one region contains:
- the rpsG gene encoding 30S ribosomal protein S7, which produces MRKSKPKKRILLPDPKYKETLVTRFVNYMMYDGKKNLAYTIFYDACELVEQRTKENGLEMWRKALNNVMPTVEVKSRRVGGATFQVPIEVRPDRRISVGAKWMIQYARRRGEKTMKDKLAGEIIAAAKGEGASVKKKDDTHRMAEANKAFSHFRF; this is translated from the coding sequence ATGAGAAAGTCAAAACCAAAGAAGCGCATCCTGCTTCCCGATCCTAAGTACAAGGAGACCTTGGTAACTCGTTTCGTCAACTACATGATGTATGACGGAAAGAAGAACCTGGCCTATACCATTTTCTACGATGCCTGCGAACTGGTTGAGCAGCGCACCAAGGAAAACGGCCTGGAAATGTGGCGTAAAGCCCTGAACAACGTGATGCCGACCGTCGAAGTAAAGAGCCGCCGCGTAGGTGGTGCTACCTTCCAGGTGCCGATCGAAGTTCGCCCCGACCGTCGTATCTCGGTAGGTGCTAAGTGGATGATTCAGTACGCTCGTCGTCGTGGTGAGAAAACCATGAAGGACAAGCTGGCTGGCGAAATCATTGCTGCGGCTAAAGGTGAAGGTGCTTCCGTGAAGAAGAAGGACGACACCCACCGCATGGCTGAAGCCAACAAGGCCTTCTCGCACTTCCGCTTCTAA
- the rpsL gene encoding 30S ribosomal protein S12, translated as MPTINQLVRKGREKLTTKSKSPALDSCPQRRGVCTRVYTTTPKKPNSAMRKVARVRLTNGKEVNAYIPGEGHNLQEHSIVLIRGGRVKDLPGVRYHIIRGALDTAGVNGRTQRRSKYGAKRPKPGQPAATGKGGKPAPGKKK; from the coding sequence ATGCCTACCATTAACCAATTAGTACGAAAAGGCCGCGAGAAGCTGACGACGAAGTCAAAGTCGCCGGCTCTTGACTCGTGCCCGCAGCGCCGTGGCGTTTGCACCCGGGTGTACACCACCACGCCTAAGAAGCCGAACTCGGCTATGCGTAAAGTAGCCCGTGTGCGCCTCACCAACGGCAAAGAAGTTAACGCCTACATCCCTGGTGAAGGCCACAACCTGCAGGAGCACAGCATCGTGCTGATCCGTGGTGGCCGTGTGAAAGACCTTCCCGGTGTACGTTACCACATCATCCGTGGCGCCCTTGATACTGCCGGTGTAAACGGCCGTACCCAGCGTCGCTCGAAGTATGGCGCCAAGCGTCCCAAGCCAGGTCAGCCTGCTGCTACGGGCAAAGGCGGCAAACCAGCACCCGGCAAGAAAAAGTAA
- a CDS encoding DUF3467 domain-containing protein has protein sequence MNEPQEIPGPQDPNAINIELSEAIAEGEYANLAMIAHSSSEFVIDFIRLMPGVPKAKVKARIIVTPEHAKRLLSALADNVERFEQTFGPIKQQNDMPSYPLGFGGTMGEA, from the coding sequence ATGAACGAACCCCAGGAAATTCCCGGACCTCAGGATCCCAACGCCATCAACATTGAACTCTCCGAGGCCATTGCCGAAGGTGAGTACGCCAACTTGGCCATGATAGCCCACAGCAGCAGTGAATTCGTCATCGACTTCATTCGCCTGATGCCGGGCGTGCCCAAAGCCAAAGTTAAAGCCCGCATCATCGTCACGCCCGAGCACGCCAAGCGGCTGCTGTCAGCCTTGGCGGATAATGTGGAGCGGTTCGAGCAGACCTTTGGCCCAATCAAGCAGCAAAACGACATGCCCAGCTACCCGCTAGGCTTTGGCGGCACGATGGGAGAGGCCTAA
- the rpoC gene encoding DNA-directed RNA polymerase subunit beta', which translates to MAFAKNKKLVQDFSKVTISLASPESILERSNGEVVKPETINYRTYKPEMGGLFCERIFGPVKDWECHCGKYKRIRYKGIICDRCGVEVTEKKVRRERMGHIELVVPVAHIWYFKSLPNKIGYLLGLPTKKLDQIIYYERYVVVQPGVLAEEGVQQLDFLTEDEYLDIIDKLPRENQMLPNEDPNKFIARMGADALQLLLERTNLDELSYSLRDSAAHETSQQRKAEALKRLRVVEAFRDAATRIENKPEWMVIRMVPVIPPELRPLVPLDGGRFATSDLNDLYRRVIIRNNRLKRLIEIKAPEVILRNEKRMLQEAVDSLFDNSRKVNAVRAEGNRALKSLSDMLKGKQGRFRQNLLGKRVDYSGRSVIVVGPELKLHECGLPKNMAAELFKPFIIRKLIERGIVKTVKSAKKIVDRKDAVVWDILENVLKGHPVLLNRAPTLHRLGIQAFQPRLIEGKAIQLHPLVCTAFNADFDGDQMAVHVPLGPAAILEASMLMLASHNILNPANGAPIAVPSQDMVLGLYYVTKGKRSTDDEKIQGEGRMFYSDEEVVIALNEGQLSKHAYIKVRTQVRDEEDNLVTKIIETVAGRVLFNQLVPTEVGFVDELLTKKKLQQIISMVFKRTGMARTAQFLDDIKTLGFQSAYKGGLSMGLGDIQIPKEKDALVLQAQNDVKAVTQNYQMGLITDNERYNQVIDIWTRINNQITETLMGRLEKENQGFNSIYMMMHSGARGSREQIRQLGGMRGLMAKPQKSLQGSVGEIIENPILSNFKEGLDVIEYFISTHGARKGLADTALKTADAGYLTRRLVDVSQDVIVNETDCGTLRGIETFALKDNEDVVEPLAERILGRVAVHDIVDPLTDEVILPAGTEITEEITRRIDATAIESVEIRSVLTCESKRGICAKCYGRNLSSGRMVQKGEAVGVIAAQSIGEPGTQLTLRTFHVGGTASNIAVEASLRAKFAGVIEFEDIRTVDSVNAEGEPVKVVMGRSGEIRIVEKGTGKVYISNHVPYGSFLLVNEGQEVEKGQELNNWDPYNAVILAEFDGTIQYDAITEGVTYREESDEQTGHREKVIIESRDKAQNPSIIVKAGKKDAEEGQRGYSIPVGSHINVENGEKIKAGHILAKIPRAVGKTRDITGGLPRVTELFEARNPSNPAVVSEIDGVVTYGTVKRGNREIFVESKDGVKKKYMVPLSKHILVQDNDFIRAGMPLSDGAITPSDILSIQGPGAVQEYLVNEIQEVYRLQGVKINDKHIEVVVRQMMQKVVILDAGDTTFLEHQVIDKIVFMEENDTIIDMKVVTNAGDSTNLKPGQIVSARRLRDENSSLRRRDLALVEVREAQPAVSRPTLQGITQASLGTQSFISAASFQETTKVLSEAAIRGKADELLGLKENVIVGHLIPAGTGLREYTRQVVGSKDEPEVTAPAKSDAPEPKTRASRAKREVSAD; encoded by the coding sequence ATGGCGTTTGCAAAAAACAAAAAACTGGTACAGGACTTCTCGAAAGTCACCATTTCGCTGGCCTCGCCCGAATCCATTCTGGAGCGGTCGAACGGCGAAGTTGTGAAGCCGGAGACCATTAATTACCGGACGTACAAGCCCGAAATGGGCGGCCTGTTCTGCGAGCGGATTTTCGGTCCCGTGAAGGACTGGGAATGCCACTGCGGCAAGTACAAGCGGATTCGCTACAAGGGCATCATCTGCGACCGTTGCGGCGTGGAGGTGACCGAGAAGAAGGTACGTCGGGAGCGGATGGGCCACATCGAACTGGTGGTGCCCGTAGCGCACATCTGGTACTTCAAGTCCCTGCCAAACAAAATCGGCTACCTGCTGGGCCTGCCCACCAAGAAGCTCGACCAGATTATCTATTACGAGCGGTACGTAGTCGTGCAGCCCGGTGTACTGGCTGAGGAAGGCGTACAGCAGCTCGACTTCCTGACCGAAGACGAATACCTCGACATCATCGACAAGCTCCCCCGCGAGAACCAGATGCTGCCGAATGAAGATCCTAACAAATTCATTGCTCGGATGGGAGCTGATGCCCTGCAGCTGTTGCTGGAGCGCACCAACCTCGACGAGCTTTCCTATAGCCTCCGCGACTCGGCTGCCCACGAAACTTCACAGCAGCGTAAGGCTGAGGCGTTGAAGCGTCTGCGCGTCGTAGAAGCGTTCCGCGACGCGGCTACCCGCATCGAGAACAAGCCCGAGTGGATGGTAATCCGCATGGTGCCGGTGATTCCGCCGGAACTGCGCCCCCTCGTGCCGTTGGACGGTGGCCGTTTCGCTACTTCCGACTTGAACGACCTGTACCGTCGCGTTATCATCCGCAACAACCGCCTCAAGCGCTTGATCGAAATCAAGGCTCCCGAGGTGATTCTGCGGAACGAGAAGCGCATGCTGCAGGAAGCCGTAGACTCGCTCTTCGACAACTCGCGTAAGGTAAACGCCGTGCGCGCCGAAGGTAACCGGGCCCTGAAGTCGCTGTCCGATATGCTGAAAGGCAAGCAGGGCCGCTTCCGTCAGAACCTGCTCGGTAAGCGCGTTGACTACTCCGGCCGTTCGGTAATCGTGGTAGGTCCTGAGCTGAAGCTGCACGAGTGCGGTCTGCCCAAGAACATGGCCGCCGAGCTATTCAAGCCCTTCATCATCCGTAAGCTCATCGAGCGCGGTATCGTGAAGACGGTAAAGTCGGCTAAGAAGATTGTAGACCGCAAGGACGCCGTGGTATGGGACATCCTGGAGAACGTGCTGAAAGGCCACCCAGTGCTCCTGAACCGTGCTCCTACTCTGCACCGCTTGGGTATCCAGGCATTCCAGCCCCGCCTCATCGAGGGCAAGGCTATTCAGCTGCACCCGCTGGTGTGTACGGCCTTCAACGCTGACTTTGACGGTGACCAGATGGCTGTGCACGTTCCCCTCGGACCGGCCGCTATCCTGGAAGCCTCCATGCTCATGCTGGCCTCGCACAACATCCTGAACCCGGCCAACGGCGCGCCCATCGCGGTACCGTCGCAGGACATGGTTCTGGGCCTGTACTACGTGACCAAAGGCAAGCGCAGCACCGACGACGAGAAGATCCAAGGCGAAGGCCGCATGTTCTACTCGGACGAGGAAGTTGTAATTGCCCTGAACGAAGGCCAGCTCTCGAAGCACGCCTATATTAAGGTGCGCACGCAGGTTCGCGACGAGGAAGATAACCTCGTTACGAAGATCATCGAGACCGTAGCCGGCCGCGTGCTGTTCAACCAGCTCGTGCCAACGGAAGTAGGTTTCGTAGATGAGCTGCTGACCAAGAAAAAGCTGCAGCAGATCATTTCGATGGTGTTCAAGCGGACCGGCATGGCCCGCACCGCACAGTTCCTCGACGACATCAAGACGCTGGGCTTCCAGTCGGCTTACAAAGGTGGTCTGTCGATGGGTCTGGGCGACATCCAGATTCCGAAAGAGAAGGATGCCCTGGTTCTGCAGGCGCAGAACGACGTGAAGGCCGTTACTCAGAACTACCAGATGGGTCTGATTACCGACAACGAGCGTTACAACCAGGTTATCGATATCTGGACCCGCATCAACAACCAAATCACTGAAACCCTCATGGGCCGCCTCGAAAAGGAGAACCAGGGCTTCAACTCGATTTACATGATGATGCACTCCGGCGCCCGTGGTTCGCGTGAACAGATTCGTCAGCTCGGCGGTATGCGGGGTCTGATGGCTAAGCCGCAGAAGTCGCTGCAGGGTTCGGTGGGTGAGATTATCGAAAACCCGATTCTGTCGAACTTCAAAGAAGGCCTGGACGTAATCGAGTACTTCATTTCGACCCACGGTGCCCGTAAGGGTCTGGCCGATACGGCTCTGAAGACGGCTGACGCCGGCTACCTGACTCGTCGTCTGGTAGACGTGTCGCAGGACGTAATCGTAAACGAAACCGACTGCGGTACGCTGCGCGGTATCGAAACCTTCGCCCTGAAGGACAACGAGGACGTGGTAGAGCCCCTGGCTGAGCGTATCCTGGGCCGCGTGGCCGTTCACGATATCGTGGACCCGCTGACGGACGAGGTTATCCTGCCCGCTGGTACCGAAATCACCGAGGAAATCACCCGCCGCATCGATGCTACGGCTATCGAGTCGGTGGAAATCCGTTCGGTACTGACCTGTGAATCGAAGCGTGGTATCTGCGCCAAGTGCTATGGCCGTAACCTGTCGTCGGGCCGCATGGTCCAGAAAGGGGAAGCTGTCGGCGTAATTGCTGCTCAGTCGATTGGTGAGCCCGGTACCCAGCTGACCCTGCGTACCTTCCACGTAGGTGGTACGGCTTCCAACATTGCCGTTGAAGCCAGCCTGCGCGCCAAGTTCGCCGGTGTGATTGAGTTCGAAGACATCCGTACTGTTGACTCCGTAAATGCCGAAGGCGAGCCGGTGAAAGTAGTAATGGGTCGTTCGGGCGAAATCCGCATCGTGGAGAAAGGCACCGGTAAGGTCTATATCTCGAACCACGTGCCGTACGGCTCGTTCCTGTTGGTCAACGAAGGCCAGGAGGTAGAGAAAGGCCAGGAACTCAACAACTGGGACCCCTACAACGCCGTTATCTTGGCCGAGTTTGATGGTACTATCCAGTATGACGCTATTACGGAAGGTGTCACCTACCGTGAGGAGTCGGACGAGCAGACCGGTCACCGCGAGAAAGTAATCATCGAAAGCCGCGACAAGGCCCAGAACCCCTCCATCATTGTGAAGGCTGGGAAGAAGGACGCCGAGGAAGGCCAGCGTGGTTACAGCATCCCGGTAGGTTCGCACATCAACGTAGAGAACGGCGAGAAAATCAAGGCTGGTCACATTCTGGCTAAGATTCCTCGGGCTGTGGGCAAAACCCGCGACATCACCGGTGGTCTGCCTCGCGTTACCGAGCTTTTCGAAGCTCGTAACCCCTCGAACCCGGCCGTTGTGTCGGAAATCGACGGTGTGGTAACCTATGGTACCGTGAAGCGTGGTAACCGCGAAATCTTCGTGGAGTCGAAAGACGGCGTGAAGAAGAAGTACATGGTGCCGCTGTCCAAGCACATCCTGGTGCAGGACAACGACTTCATCCGCGCCGGCATGCCGTTGTCGGATGGTGCCATTACGCCTTCGGATATCCTGAGCATTCAGGGCCCCGGTGCCGTGCAGGAATACCTCGTGAACGAGATTCAGGAAGTATACCGCTTGCAGGGTGTGAAAATCAACGATAAGCACATCGAGGTGGTCGTTCGCCAGATGATGCAGAAAGTTGTGATTCTGGACGCCGGCGACACGACCTTCCTGGAGCACCAGGTTATCGATAAAATCGTCTTCATGGAAGAAAACGATACCATCATCGACATGAAGGTGGTAACGAATGCCGGCGATTCGACGAACCTGAAGCCCGGCCAGATCGTGAGTGCCCGTCGCCTGCGCGACGAGAACTCCTCGCTACGTCGTCGCGACCTGGCGCTGGTAGAAGTTCGGGAAGCCCAGCCGGCCGTATCGCGGCCCACGCTGCAGGGTATCACCCAGGCTTCGCTCGGTACCCAGTCGTTCATCTCGGCCGCTTCCTTCCAGGAAACGACCAAGGTGCTGTCGGAAGCTGCCATCCGTGGCAAGGCCGACGAACTGCTGGGCCTGAAGGAGAACGTAATCGTAGGTCACCTCATCCCGGCCGGTACCGGCCTGCGCGAGTACACGCGTCAGGTGGTTGGGTCAAAAGATGAGCCCGAGGTTACGGCTCCCGCCAAGTCGGACGCTCCCGAGCCGAAGACTCGTGCCTCGCGTGCCAAGCGTGAAGTATCGGCTGACTAA
- the rpoB gene encoding DNA-directed RNA polymerase subunit beta, with protein MATPKAQALQKADERINFAKIKKVIEYPDFLDVQVRSFMDFFQLETAAESRTDEGLFKVFAENFPISDSRENFVLQFMDYHVDPPKYSVDECIDRGLTYSVPLKAKLRLICNDTDNEDFETIEQEVFLGNIPYMTEKGSFVINGAERVIVSQLHRSPGVFFAQSKHTNGTKLYSARIIPFKGSWIEFATDVNNVMYAYIDRKKKFPVTTLLRAIGYGTDKDILDLFGLSEEVKAEKKALKKAVGRKLAARVLRTWTEDFVDEDTGEVVSIDRNEVLLERDSTIEEEDIDTILNAGAKSVILHRENVNIADFAIIYNTLQKDNSNSEKEAVEQIYRQLRNTEAPDEETARDIIQKLFFSDKRYDLGDVGRYRINKKLGLDKNWEARVLTNEDIVLIVKYLIGLINSKAVVDDIDHLSNRRVRTVGEQLYAQFGVGLARMARTIKERMNVRDNEDFKPVDLINARTLSSVINSFFGTNQLSQFMDQTNPLAEVTHKRRVSALGPGGLSRERAGFEVRDVHYTHYGRLCTIETPEGPNIGLISSLCVHARVNSMGFIETPYRTVESGKVDTSSNVKYLTAEEEDTHHIAQANARIDENGNFINELVKGRFEGDFPVVGPDEYSYMDVAPNQIVSVAASLIPFLEHDDANRALMGSNMQRQAVPLLRPQAPIVGTGLEGRTAIDSRALVVAEGDGVIDYVDANKIVVKYDLTEDDILVSFDAEKISYDLIKFRRTNQDTCINLTPIVKRGQRVTKGQPLCEGYGTNNGELALGRNMQVAFMPWQGYNFEDAIVISERVVRDDIFTSIHIEEFELEVRETKRGEEELTSEIPNVSEEAVRNLDDNGIIRLGAEVKEGDILIGKITPKGETDPTPEEKLLRAIFGDKAGDVKDASLKAPPSLNGVVIGTKLFSRPKKDKNLRAKSKKEVEELKDSYAKELRGVKAVMIDKLVQLLEGKTSQGVKHKFGDEILTKGVKFGKKNITDALFPDKNPYKDESNYAVPEEVNMFKDLILENWTADDKVNGMLLQLVKNYTKRRNTITARFKRDRFTLEVGDELPAGIVQLAKVYIAKKRKLKVGDKMAGRHGNKGVVARIVRDEDMPFLADGTPMDIVLNPLGVPSRMNIGQIYETVLGWAGLKLGRTYATPIFDGATEEEVSRELTEAGLPTFGRSYLHDGLTGQQFDQPVTVGVIYMLKLGHLVDDKMHARSIGPYSLITQQPLGGKAQFGGQRFGEMEVWALEAFGASNVLQEILTVKSDDVIGRAKAYEAIVKGDVLPKPNIPESFNVLIHELRGLALEITLD; from the coding sequence TTGGCTACACCGAAAGCACAGGCTTTGCAGAAAGCCGACGAGCGAATCAATTTCGCCAAGATTAAGAAAGTTATCGAGTATCCGGATTTCCTGGACGTGCAGGTTCGCTCGTTCATGGATTTCTTCCAGTTGGAGACGGCGGCCGAAAGCCGCACCGACGAAGGCCTGTTTAAGGTATTCGCCGAAAACTTCCCCATCTCGGACTCACGCGAGAACTTCGTACTGCAGTTCATGGATTATCACGTCGATCCGCCGAAGTATTCGGTTGACGAGTGCATTGACCGTGGCCTGACGTATTCGGTTCCGCTGAAAGCTAAGTTGCGCCTGATCTGTAACGATACGGACAACGAGGATTTCGAAACGATTGAGCAGGAAGTGTTCTTGGGCAACATCCCCTACATGACCGAAAAGGGCTCGTTCGTGATTAACGGTGCCGAGCGGGTTATCGTTTCGCAGTTGCACCGTTCGCCCGGTGTGTTCTTTGCCCAGAGCAAGCACACCAACGGCACCAAGCTGTATTCGGCCCGTATCATTCCGTTCAAAGGCTCGTGGATCGAGTTTGCCACGGACGTGAACAACGTGATGTACGCCTACATCGACCGGAAGAAGAAATTCCCGGTTACCACGCTGCTGCGCGCTATCGGCTACGGCACCGACAAAGACATTCTCGACCTGTTCGGCTTGTCGGAAGAGGTGAAGGCTGAGAAGAAGGCTTTGAAAAAAGCTGTCGGCCGGAAGCTGGCTGCTCGGGTTCTGCGCACCTGGACCGAGGACTTCGTGGACGAGGATACCGGTGAAGTGGTGTCTATCGACCGAAACGAAGTTCTGCTGGAGCGCGACTCGACCATTGAGGAAGAGGATATCGACACCATCCTGAACGCTGGGGCCAAGTCGGTTATTCTGCACCGTGAGAACGTGAACATTGCGGACTTCGCAATCATTTACAACACGCTGCAGAAAGACAACTCCAACTCGGAGAAGGAAGCTGTTGAGCAGATCTACCGTCAGCTCCGGAACACGGAAGCTCCCGACGAAGAAACTGCCCGCGACATCATCCAAAAGCTGTTTTTCTCGGATAAGCGCTACGACCTCGGGGACGTAGGCCGCTACCGTATCAATAAGAAGCTGGGCCTCGACAAGAACTGGGAAGCTCGGGTACTGACTAATGAGGACATCGTTCTCATCGTGAAGTACCTGATTGGCCTGATCAACTCGAAGGCAGTAGTTGACGACATTGACCACTTGTCAAACCGTCGGGTTCGGACCGTAGGTGAGCAGCTGTATGCCCAGTTCGGTGTCGGCTTGGCCCGTATGGCCCGTACTATCAAAGAGCGCATGAACGTGCGGGACAACGAGGACTTCAAGCCAGTTGACCTGATCAACGCTCGTACACTGTCTTCGGTAATCAACTCGTTCTTCGGCACCAACCAGTTGTCGCAGTTCATGGACCAGACCAACCCACTGGCCGAGGTGACGCACAAGCGTCGCGTATCGGCACTGGGGCCGGGAGGTCTGTCGCGCGAGCGGGCTGGTTTCGAAGTACGTGACGTTCACTACACGCACTACGGCCGCCTCTGCACCATCGAAACGCCGGAAGGACCGAACATCGGTCTTATTTCGTCGCTGTGCGTGCATGCCCGCGTGAACTCGATGGGCTTCATCGAAACGCCCTACCGCACGGTAGAGAGCGGCAAGGTGGATACCAGCTCGAATGTTAAATACCTGACCGCCGAAGAGGAAGATACCCACCACATTGCGCAGGCTAACGCCCGCATCGATGAAAACGGTAACTTCATCAACGAGCTGGTAAAAGGCCGTTTCGAAGGTGACTTCCCCGTGGTTGGTCCCGACGAGTACAGCTACATGGACGTAGCGCCGAACCAGATTGTATCGGTGGCTGCTTCGCTGATTCCGTTCCTGGAGCACGATGACGCCAACCGTGCGCTGATGGGCTCGAACATGCAACGTCAGGCCGTACCGCTGCTCCGTCCGCAGGCGCCCATTGTGGGCACTGGTTTGGAAGGCCGTACCGCTATTGACTCGCGTGCTCTGGTAGTAGCCGAAGGTGACGGTGTTATCGATTACGTTGACGCTAATAAAATCGTAGTTAAATACGACCTGACCGAAGACGACATTCTGGTAAGCTTCGACGCGGAGAAGATTTCTTATGATCTGATCAAGTTCCGTCGGACTAACCAGGATACCTGCATCAACCTGACTCCCATCGTGAAGCGCGGTCAGCGCGTAACGAAAGGTCAGCCGCTGTGCGAAGGCTACGGTACCAATAATGGTGAGCTGGCTCTGGGTCGTAACATGCAGGTGGCATTTATGCCCTGGCAGGGTTACAACTTCGAGGATGCCATCGTTATTTCGGAGCGGGTTGTTCGTGACGACATCTTCACCTCGATTCACATTGAGGAGTTCGAACTCGAAGTGCGGGAAACCAAGCGCGGCGAGGAAGAGCTGACGTCGGAGATTCCGAACGTAAGCGAAGAAGCCGTTCGTAACCTCGACGACAACGGTATCATCCGCCTGGGTGCTGAGGTGAAGGAAGGCGACATCCTGATCGGTAAAATCACGCCGAAGGGCGAGACGGACCCGACTCCGGAAGAGAAGCTGCTCCGCGCCATCTTCGGTGACAAAGCCGGCGATGTGAAAGATGCCTCGCTTAAGGCGCCGCCATCCCTGAACGGTGTTGTAATCGGCACTAAGCTGTTCTCGCGTCCGAAGAAAGACAAAAACCTGCGGGCCAAGTCGAAGAAGGAAGTAGAAGAGCTGAAGGATTCCTACGCCAAGGAGCTCCGCGGCGTGAAAGCCGTGATGATCGACAAACTGGTGCAGCTGCTGGAAGGCAAGACGTCGCAGGGCGTGAAGCACAAGTTTGGCGACGAAATCCTGACCAAGGGCGTGAAATTCGGCAAGAAGAACATCACCGATGCCCTCTTCCCCGACAAGAACCCCTACAAGGACGAGAGCAACTACGCAGTGCCCGAGGAGGTGAACATGTTCAAGGACCTGATCCTGGAGAACTGGACCGCCGACGACAAAGTGAATGGTATGCTGCTGCAACTGGTGAAAAACTACACCAAGCGCCGCAACACCATCACCGCTCGTTTCAAGCGTGACCGGTTTACCCTGGAAGTAGGGGATGAGCTGCCCGCCGGTATCGTACAGCTGGCCAAAGTCTACATCGCCAAGAAGCGTAAGCTGAAGGTGGGTGATAAAATGGCCGGTCGTCACGGTAACAAGGGTGTGGTAGCCCGCATCGTGCGCGATGAGGACATGCCTTTCTTGGCCGACGGGACACCGATGGACATCGTGCTCAACCCGCTTGGTGTACCAAGCCGGATGAACATCGGGCAGATCTACGAAACCGTATTGGGCTGGGCTGGTCTGAAACTGGGCCGCACCTATGCTACCCCGATTTTCGACGGTGCTACCGAAGAGGAAGTATCGCGCGAATTGACGGAAGCTGGGTTGCCCACCTTCGGCCGCTCCTACCTGCACGACGGTCTGACCGGTCAGCAGTTCGACCAGCCGGTAACCGTAGGCGTGATTTACATGCTGAAGCTGGGTCACCTTGTCGATGACAAGATGCACGCCCGTTCTATCGGACCGTACTCGCTCATCACGCAGCAGCCGCTGGGTGGTAAGGCGCAGTTCGGTGGTCAGCGCTTCGGTGAAATGGAAGTGTGGGCTCTGGAAGCCTTCGGTGCGTCGAACGTACTGCAAGAAATCCTGACCGTGAAGTCGGACGACGTGATTGGTCGGGCCAAGGCCTACGAAGCCATTGTAAAAGGCGACGTTCTGCCCAAGCCGAATATCCCCGAGTCATTCAACGTACTCATTCACGAGTTGCGCGGTCTGGCCCTGGAAATCACGCTTGACTAA
- the rplL gene encoding 50S ribosomal protein L7/L12 — protein sequence MADLKAFAEQLVNLTVKEVNELATILKDEYGIEPAAAAPVMVAGGGAGAAADAPEEKTAFDVILKSAGASKLAVVKLVKDLTGLGLKEAKELVDGAPKPLKEGVTKDEAEGLKKQLEEAGAEVEVK from the coding sequence ATGGCAGATTTGAAAGCATTCGCTGAGCAGCTCGTTAACCTGACGGTGAAAGAAGTAAACGAACTGGCTACTATCCTGAAGGACGAGTATGGCATTGAGCCTGCTGCTGCTGCTCCCGTAATGGTAGCTGGTGGTGGCGCTGGCGCTGCTGCTGACGCTCCCGAAGAGAAGACGGCCTTCGACGTAATCCTGAAGTCGGCTGGCGCTAGCAAGCTGGCAGTAGTGAAGCTGGTGAAAGACCTGACCGGTCTGGGCCTGAAAGAAGCCAAAGAACTGGTTGACGGTGCTCCCAAGCCCCTGAAAGAAGGTGTTACCAAGGATGAGGCTGAAGGCCTGAAAAAGCAACTGGAAGAAGCCGGCGCTGAAGTAGAAGTTAAGTAA
- the rplJ gene encoding 50S ribosomal protein L10: MTREEKQALVDELSEKFQSHNAFYITDASGMSVAKINEFRRLCFNRGLEFKVYKNTLIRKALDTLGTDTAELDAALKSQSGVLFSKEAGNAPGKLLKDFYKAQNYGKNVEPKPALKGAYIDASIYLGANQLETLSTLKGKNELIGEVIGLLQSPAKNVISALSSGGNKLAGILKTLSEKEEAAA, from the coding sequence ATGACCCGGGAAGAAAAACAAGCCCTCGTCGACGAGTTGAGCGAAAAGTTTCAATCGCACAACGCGTTCTACATTACCGATGCTTCGGGAATGTCGGTGGCGAAAATCAACGAATTCCGCCGGTTGTGCTTCAACCGTGGCCTGGAGTTCAAAGTGTACAAGAACACGCTGATCCGTAAGGCACTCGATACGTTGGGCACCGACACGGCAGAACTGGATGCAGCGCTGAAAAGCCAGTCGGGTGTACTGTTCTCGAAAGAGGCTGGCAACGCTCCCGGCAAACTGCTGAAGGACTTCTATAAGGCTCAGAACTACGGCAAGAACGTAGAGCCCAAGCCTGCTCTGAAGGGTGCTTACATCGACGCTAGCATCTACCTGGGTGCTAACCAGCTCGAGACCCTGAGCACGCTGAAAGGCAAAAACGAGCTTATCGGTGAAGTTATCGGTCTGCTCCAGTCGCCCGCCAAAAACGTTATCAGCGCTCTGTCGAGCGGTGGCAACAAACTGGCCGGCATCCTCAAGACGCTTTCCGAAAAAGAAGAGGCGGCTGCTTAA